One window of Tepidanaerobacter acetatoxydans Re1 genomic DNA carries:
- the gltX gene encoding glutamate--tRNA ligase, producing the protein MSENVRVRFAPSPTGSLHIGGARTALFNLLFARHNNGTFVLRIEDTDTERSTEESTQQILRSLKWLGLDWDEGPEKGGNFGPYFQSQRLELYKKEVDRLLAEGKAYYCYCSPEELSERREAALKAGKPPKYDGRCRNLTPEQRKKFEDEGRPYTIRLKMPEEGQTVVEDLIRGTVVFDNSVLDDLIIVKSNGIPTYNFACVVDDNAMKMTHIIRAEEHLSNTPKQIQTYLALGYEIPKFAHVPMILAPDRSKLSKRHGATSVEEFRDQGYLAESIINYLTLLGWSPEGTEEIFDMDKAIREFTLERVNKTAAIYDVKKLTWINGHYMRELDLEYITEQTIPFMIKKGIVTEEEARDNFDYIKKVVEISRDRAKTLDELADTIAFFFKDVTEYEEKGVKKHFSKENAAKLLTLGAEALEKLEDFTHDKTEETFRNITADMGLKAAEIIHPTRLAITGRTVGPGLFDIIVLLGREKTVERMRKAAQWISNKSN; encoded by the coding sequence ATGTCAGAAAATGTAAGAGTCAGATTTGCACCCAGCCCTACCGGCAGTCTGCATATAGGTGGAGCGAGGACGGCACTTTTTAACCTGCTTTTTGCAAGACACAATAACGGAACATTTGTGTTAAGGATAGAAGATACTGATACCGAAAGGTCCACCGAAGAATCTACGCAGCAGATTCTTCGATCCCTAAAATGGCTTGGCCTTGACTGGGATGAAGGGCCGGAAAAGGGCGGAAATTTTGGCCCGTATTTTCAATCACAACGATTGGAACTTTATAAAAAAGAAGTAGACAGGCTTTTAGCCGAAGGGAAAGCCTATTATTGTTACTGCAGTCCTGAAGAGCTTTCTGAGCGGCGTGAAGCAGCTCTTAAAGCCGGTAAACCGCCTAAATATGATGGCCGCTGCCGCAACCTTACGCCAGAACAAAGAAAAAAGTTTGAAGATGAGGGAAGACCATATACCATAAGGTTAAAAATGCCTGAAGAGGGTCAAACTGTAGTAGAAGACCTTATTCGTGGGACGGTAGTATTTGATAACTCTGTCTTAGATGATTTAATTATAGTAAAATCTAACGGTATTCCCACCTATAATTTTGCGTGTGTTGTTGATGACAATGCTATGAAAATGACTCATATTATAAGAGCTGAAGAACATCTTTCCAATACTCCTAAACAGATTCAGACATACTTGGCTTTAGGCTATGAAATACCGAAGTTTGCTCATGTGCCGATGATATTAGCACCGGATCGCAGTAAACTTAGTAAACGGCATGGAGCAACCTCTGTGGAAGAATTTAGAGATCAAGGTTATCTTGCGGAATCTATAATAAACTATCTAACACTACTTGGGTGGTCGCCTGAGGGAACTGAAGAAATCTTTGACATGGATAAGGCTATAAGAGAATTCACTTTGGAAAGAGTTAACAAAACAGCAGCCATCTATGACGTAAAGAAACTAACATGGATAAATGGTCACTATATGCGTGAGTTAGATTTGGAGTATATAACAGAGCAGACTATACCATTTATGATTAAGAAGGGTATTGTTACTGAAGAAGAGGCCCGGGATAATTTTGATTATATCAAAAAGGTAGTTGAAATTTCCAGAGACAGAGCAAAAACCCTGGATGAGCTGGCGGATACCATAGCCTTTTTCTTTAAAGATGTGACGGAATATGAAGAAAAAGGTGTTAAAAAACATTTTTCCAAGGAAAATGCCGCAAAGCTTTTGACACTGGGTGCCGAAGCCTTAGAAAAATTGGAAGATTTTACCCATGACAAAACCGAAGAAACATTTAGAAATATTACGGCCGATATGGGGCTAAAAGCGGCTGAAATTATTCATCCCACCCGGCTTGCTATCACCGGCAGGACTGTTGGCCCCGGCCTTTTTGACATTATCGTGCTTTTAGGCAGGGAAAAGACCGTGGAACGCATGAGAAAAGCTGCACAATGGATTAGTAATAAGAGCAATTAG
- the larC gene encoding nickel pincer cofactor biosynthesis protein LarC, whose amino-acid sequence MKNGNSKTILYLDCFSGISGDMFLGAMLDLGLDKEEFLSELTKLPLHDYEVEIKKALKGGITGTDVMVKTHEHHPHRGLKQIYEIIDNSKLKSDVKQKSKEAFYKLAEAEGKVHGKPPEEIHFHEVGAVDSIVDIVGSCILMDMLNPAAVYASPVNVGSGTVNCAHGILPVPAPATIELLKGVPVYAAEESGEFTTPTGALLLTIFVDEFGSMPLGIPEKSGYGLGKAERKSPNVLRAVLLKEYCNTGDIHTNDLEKDKIAILEANIDDMNPELYEEAIESLFQKGALDVFLTPIIMKKTRPGIKITCLCPPDKKQHLAEAMLRETATLGVRELVSDRIKLFREIEEINTPLGNLRVKIAKIGDEIIRTTPEYEDMKCLAKNNKMPLLKAYEIVNQFLAR is encoded by the coding sequence GTGAAAAACGGTAACAGCAAAACCATCTTATACCTGGATTGCTTTTCCGGCATAAGTGGAGATATGTTCCTTGGTGCCATGCTGGATTTGGGGTTAGACAAGGAAGAATTTTTAAGTGAACTTACAAAACTTCCTTTACATGATTATGAAGTGGAAATAAAAAAGGCGTTGAAGGGCGGCATTACAGGCACAGATGTTATGGTGAAAACTCATGAACATCATCCGCATCGGGGTTTAAAGCAAATATATGAGATAATTGACAACAGCAAACTAAAATCAGATGTAAAACAAAAAAGCAAAGAAGCTTTCTATAAGTTAGCTGAAGCGGAAGGTAAGGTTCACGGCAAGCCTCCGGAAGAAATCCATTTTCATGAGGTTGGGGCGGTGGATTCCATTGTGGATATCGTAGGTTCATGTATTCTTATGGACATGCTAAATCCTGCTGCTGTTTATGCCTCGCCGGTCAACGTCGGCTCCGGAACGGTAAACTGCGCCCACGGAATCCTGCCGGTACCGGCTCCTGCTACCATAGAACTTCTAAAAGGAGTTCCCGTATATGCGGCAGAGGAATCAGGAGAGTTTACAACGCCAACGGGAGCACTTCTTTTAACCATATTTGTTGACGAATTCGGGTCTATGCCCTTGGGAATTCCTGAAAAATCCGGTTATGGATTGGGTAAGGCCGAGAGAAAGTCTCCAAATGTTTTAAGGGCGGTCCTGCTTAAAGAATACTGCAATACCGGCGACATACATACAAACGATTTGGAAAAGGATAAAATAGCAATCCTTGAAGCAAATATAGATGATATGAATCCCGAGCTATATGAGGAAGCCATTGAAAGCCTTTTTCAAAAAGGAGCATTAGATGTGTTTCTTACACCAATAATCATGAAAAAGACCCGACCCGGGATAAAGATTACCTGTCTTTGTCCGCCGGATAAAAAGCAGCATTTGGCGGAAGCTATGCTTAGGGAAACCGCTACTTTGGGTGTAAGGGAATTGGTGTCGGATCGTATAAAGCTTTTTAGAGAGATAGAAGAAATAAATACACCTTTAGGGAATCTAAGGGTCAAGATAGCTAAAATAGGCGACGAAATCATCAGAACAACCCCTGAATATGAAGATATGAAATGCTTGGCTAAAAACAACAAGATGCCTTTACTAAAGGCTTATGAAATTGTAAATCAGTTTTTAGCAAGATGA
- the larB gene encoding nickel pincer cofactor biosynthesis protein LarB, which translates to MEKLRGLLEKLQAGDVTVDDVLKELKNLPYENLEFARIDNHRSLRRGVPEVIYCQGKTTTQVVEITRHMLKSGNNVMGTRADLKTFHEVQLIAPDAKYYEPARIFAVQQEEVLKNEGIIAVVTAGTSDIPVAEEAAVTAELFGNPVERLYDVGVAGIHRLLMNMKVIQSARVIIVVAGMEGALASVVGGLVDKPVVAVPTSIGYGANFHGLSALLAMLNSCAGGVSVVNIDNGFGAAYVAHQINRLGEKGE; encoded by the coding sequence TTGGAAAAATTAAGAGGATTACTTGAAAAATTGCAGGCAGGAGATGTAACAGTTGATGATGTTTTAAAAGAACTAAAAAATTTGCCTTATGAAAATCTTGAATTTGCTCGGATTGACAATCATCGAAGCCTTAGGCGAGGAGTGCCGGAAGTAATCTACTGCCAAGGCAAGACAACGACTCAGGTGGTGGAAATAACCCGGCACATGCTGAAAAGCGGCAACAATGTTATGGGAACTCGAGCGGATTTAAAGACATTTCACGAAGTGCAGCTTATTGCCCCGGATGCAAAATACTATGAACCTGCAAGGATTTTTGCAGTTCAGCAAGAAGAAGTCTTGAAAAACGAGGGTATTATTGCGGTTGTAACTGCTGGGACATCAGATATACCTGTGGCCGAGGAAGCTGCTGTAACTGCAGAGCTGTTCGGCAATCCGGTAGAGAGGCTGTATGATGTGGGAGTGGCAGGTATCCATCGGCTGTTGATGAATATGAAAGTAATTCAATCAGCCAGAGTAATAATAGTTGTGGCCGGTATGGAAGGAGCGTTGGCCAGTGTAGTCGGGGGATTAGTGGACAAACCCGTGGTGGCGGTTCCCACAAGCATAGGATACGGAGCCAACTTTCACGGCCTTTCTGCCTTGCTTGCAATGCTAAACAGCTGTGCCGGCGGTGTATCGGTAGTCAACATCGATAACGGCTTTGGTGCGGCATATGTTGCCCATCAAATTAATCGGCTGGGAGAGAAAGGTGAATAG
- the larE gene encoding ATP-dependent sacrificial sulfur transferase LarE produces MLEQKLSNLKQRIQALKQVVVAFSGGVDSTFLLKVCMDALGRDHVLAVTARSGAFSEKEFIESQGLANLLNARQIIIELDELNIPGILDNPPERCYFCKRYLFNKFIDIAREQGYDFVVEGSNFSDTEDFRPGMVAIQELGIISPLKEVGLTKDEIRKASKEMGLPTWNKPSYACFFSRFPYGEKITREKLKRVSEAEDLLRGLGFYQFRVRSHEDLARIEVLPEEINRFFEQSFRDKITNEFKKLGFTYITLDLTGYRTGSMNEELKEGDRAAWKN; encoded by the coding sequence ATGTTAGAACAGAAACTCTCCAATCTAAAGCAAAGAATTCAGGCACTCAAACAGGTGGTGGTAGCTTTTTCAGGGGGTGTTGACAGCACTTTCCTATTAAAGGTATGTATGGATGCTTTGGGTAGGGACCATGTCTTGGCAGTAACCGCCAGGTCTGGGGCCTTCTCTGAAAAAGAGTTTATAGAATCTCAAGGCTTGGCAAACCTCTTAAATGCCAGGCAAATAATAATAGAATTAGATGAGTTGAATATCCCTGGTATCCTAGACAACCCTCCCGAAAGGTGTTACTTTTGCAAGCGGTATTTATTTAATAAGTTTATCGACATTGCCAGAGAACAAGGCTATGATTTTGTAGTGGAGGGTTCGAACTTTAGCGATACTGAAGATTTCAGGCCAGGAATGGTTGCCATACAGGAACTGGGTATTATAAGCCCATTGAAAGAAGTAGGCTTGACCAAGGATGAAATACGAAAAGCCTCAAAAGAAATGGGACTTCCTACATGGAATAAACCTTCATATGCATGTTTTTTTTCTAGATTTCCATATGGAGAAAAAATTACTCGGGAAAAACTTAAAAGGGTGTCCGAGGCCGAGGATTTATTGAGAGGCCTCGGGTTTTATCAATTTCGCGTCCGCAGCCATGAGGACCTTGCACGAATTGAAGTTTTGCCGGAGGAAATAAACAGGTTTTTTGAGCAAAGCTTTCGTGATAAAATAACAAATGAGTTTAAAAAACTAGGTTTCACATATATTACCTTGGATTTGACAGGATATAGGACAGGCAGCATGAATGAGGAGCTAAAAGAGGGGGACAGAGCAGCTTGGAAAAATTAA
- a CDS encoding ATP-dependent RecD-like DNA helicase — MIELEGVVERITYYNEENGFTVAKITVKDNDDLITAIGYFHCLEVGEVLKLRGNWTIHKDYGHQFKVEFYETIMPATVRGIENYLASGVIRGIGPTMAKKIVKEFGEKTLEVLSNSPEKLLSVPGIGEKKLKMITESYSQQQETRDIMLFLQEYGIGPNVAVKIYKNYKEKSIQILKQNPYRLADEVYGIGFKTADYIAQKMGMERDSMERLCAGLKYAVVKAADEGHVFMPLEELLYKASELLSVEKEPLNQAFLALEEKKDIVVERAWGREDVYLAAFYYSEKAVARRLFLLAAMIDEPLEITDETINEIEKCCNIRLAKRQREAIEKAAQHGVLVITGGPGTGKTTTIQSLLEFFKKQELKVALAAPTGRAAKRMVETTGVEAKTIHRLLEYNAYEQGGMAFGKNQDDPLDEDVIIVDEMSMVDIILMHHLLSAVRPGARLILVGDKDQLPSVGPGSVLREIIESDKIPVVVLDEIFRQAQESMIIVNAHRINKGYFPYINVKDKDFFFEQVLLPEDILETILEMTKNRLPNYGDFDPLEDIQVITPMKKGLVGVANLNDKLQFLLNPPSRRKKEYHYRACVFREGDKVMQIKNNYDKEVFNGDLGRIVRIDDEDVVIVSFADAWQEREVAYQGQEIEELSLAYALSVHKSQGSEFPVVIMPITTSHYVMLQRNLLYTAVTRAKKLIVLVGTKQALTIAIQNNRSLRRYGHLSDRIIDEFSQAIFRDGSI, encoded by the coding sequence ATGATTGAGCTGGAAGGTGTTGTAGAGAGAATTACATATTATAATGAGGAAAATGGTTTTACTGTTGCAAAAATTACAGTAAAAGATAACGATGATTTGATTACGGCTATAGGGTATTTTCACTGTCTTGAAGTCGGGGAAGTATTAAAACTCAGGGGAAATTGGACTATACATAAAGATTACGGGCATCAGTTCAAGGTCGAGTTTTATGAGACGATTATGCCGGCGACTGTCAGGGGCATAGAAAACTATTTGGCATCAGGGGTAATTCGCGGCATAGGTCCTACAATGGCAAAGAAAATCGTGAAAGAATTTGGAGAAAAAACTTTGGAGGTCTTAAGTAACTCACCTGAAAAGCTTTTAAGTGTTCCCGGTATTGGAGAGAAAAAACTTAAAATGATAACTGAATCCTATAGCCAGCAACAGGAAACTCGCGATATCATGTTGTTTCTTCAAGAATATGGAATTGGTCCTAATGTGGCGGTAAAAATATATAAAAACTATAAAGAAAAATCAATTCAAATACTGAAGCAAAACCCTTATCGCTTAGCAGACGAAGTGTATGGAATCGGATTTAAAACGGCCGACTACATTGCTCAAAAAATGGGTATGGAACGCGACTCTATGGAACGCCTATGTGCCGGCTTGAAATATGCTGTAGTAAAGGCTGCGGATGAAGGCCATGTTTTTATGCCGCTTGAGGAATTGCTGTATAAAGCTTCGGAACTTTTATCCGTAGAAAAAGAGCCTTTAAATCAAGCTTTTTTAGCGCTTGAGGAAAAGAAAGATATTGTTGTAGAGAGGGCATGGGGCAGGGAAGATGTGTATTTGGCCGCTTTTTACTATTCGGAAAAGGCCGTTGCTCGCAGGCTTTTTTTATTGGCTGCTATGATAGATGAGCCGTTGGAAATTACCGATGAAACTATAAATGAGATAGAAAAGTGCTGCAATATAAGGCTGGCTAAGCGTCAAAGGGAAGCTATTGAAAAAGCGGCACAGCATGGTGTGTTGGTAATTACGGGGGGTCCGGGCACCGGTAAAACCACAACAATTCAGAGCTTATTGGAATTTTTCAAAAAACAAGAATTAAAGGTGGCACTTGCAGCGCCAACGGGTCGAGCTGCAAAACGGATGGTAGAAACCACAGGAGTTGAAGCAAAAACAATACACAGATTGTTAGAATATAATGCATATGAGCAAGGAGGCATGGCTTTTGGCAAGAATCAGGACGATCCTTTAGATGAAGATGTTATTATTGTCGATGAAATGTCCATGGTTGATATAATTCTCATGCATCATCTGCTGTCTGCGGTAAGACCGGGTGCTCGACTTATTTTAGTAGGAGATAAAGACCAGCTTCCGTCGGTAGGACCGGGCAGTGTCTTGAGAGAAATCATTGAAAGCGATAAAATTCCAGTAGTGGTTCTTGATGAGATATTTCGGCAAGCACAGGAAAGCATGATTATTGTCAATGCACATAGGATAAATAAAGGTTATTTTCCATATATAAATGTGAAAGATAAGGACTTTTTTTTCGAGCAGGTTCTTCTGCCTGAGGATATATTGGAAACTATCTTGGAAATGACTAAAAACCGTTTGCCTAATTATGGAGATTTTGATCCGCTAGAGGATATCCAGGTAATTACACCGATGAAAAAAGGGTTAGTAGGTGTTGCTAATCTAAACGACAAATTGCAGTTTCTTTTAAATCCGCCAAGCAGGCGCAAGAAGGAATATCATTATCGTGCATGTGTGTTTCGTGAAGGTGACAAAGTCATGCAGATTAAAAACAATTACGATAAAGAAGTATTTAATGGCGACTTAGGCCGAATCGTTAGAATTGATGATGAAGATGTAGTCATCGTGAGTTTTGCAGATGCATGGCAAGAAAGGGAAGTGGCTTATCAAGGTCAAGAAATAGAAGAATTGAGTCTTGCTTATGCTCTCTCCGTTCATAAGAGCCAAGGCAGCGAATTTCCGGTAGTTATTATGCCTATCACAACCTCGCACTACGTGATGCTGCAGAGGAACCTTTTATATACTGCCGTTACGAGGGCTAAGAAACTAATAGTGCTTGTGGGTACAAAACAGGCACTAACAATAGCCATACAAAACAACAGGTCATTGAGACGCTATGGCCATCTAAGTGACAGGATAATCGACGAATTTTCCCAAGCAATTTTTAGGGACGGTTCCATTTAA
- a CDS encoding glycosyl hydrolase family 18 protein codes for MSVKPATQSNSIAFAALFLMMLLFFSIFCFTDIYTVSPLPDNKPILVIENMVLSEETPFIIENNHVLLSYNIIKEYLDPYIFWDSAENKITITTFDKTVRLATESLTAMINTKPTEISFPAKILADQQQPYIPIRLLEDLYGIKVKVIQDKNRVIIDKNLNTRKTGKIISDETIMKLSPTWLSASVAKIKKFDNLTVYSLEGGWFQVRTENGLIGYILKNNLEVSEMPEMTEHKPDYRRYSPGRGRLNMVWDYIYKVTPDKSMESVPLGLDIISPTWFSIIDGQGTTDSKADISYIEWAHKNNLAVWPLINNNFDPDITHEFLSSSETRDKVIRQILMYAELFRLDGINLDFENVYLEDKGLLVQFVRELVPILHEAGIVVSMDVTAKSTSPNWSMCYDRKELGKVVDYVILMAYDEHWATSPTSGSVASIGWVENGITTLLEDVSPEKVILGLPFYTRQWEEASDDGGNTTVKSTALSMAQAKEILEKNEAKMSWDEKAGQNFAYYKKGDSVFKIWLEDEKSIKLKAALIEKYGLAGAAAWRKGFEEPEIWDVLYSSLKLPSKI; via the coding sequence ATGAGCGTAAAACCTGCTACCCAATCAAACTCAATTGCTTTTGCCGCTCTTTTTTTAATGATGTTACTGTTTTTCAGTATTTTCTGTTTTACAGATATTTACACAGTTTCGCCACTGCCTGATAATAAGCCGATATTGGTTATTGAAAACATGGTATTGTCAGAAGAAACTCCCTTCATAATCGAGAACAATCATGTGCTTTTATCATATAATATTATAAAAGAATATCTAGACCCTTATATTTTCTGGGACTCAGCGGAAAATAAGATTACTATTACAACATTTGATAAAACCGTTCGCCTTGCAACAGAAAGTCTAACCGCAATGATAAATACAAAGCCCACAGAAATATCCTTCCCTGCAAAAATCCTAGCAGATCAACAGCAGCCATACATACCCATTCGGCTTTTGGAGGATTTGTATGGCATAAAAGTTAAAGTAATTCAAGATAAAAACCGCGTAATTATTGATAAAAACCTTAATACCCGTAAGACAGGTAAAATAATATCTGATGAAACTATTATGAAACTTTCGCCTACATGGCTTTCCGCAAGTGTAGCCAAAATTAAAAAATTCGATAATCTTACTGTATATTCTCTCGAAGGCGGGTGGTTTCAAGTCAGAACTGAAAACGGCTTAATTGGTTACATCCTAAAAAATAATCTGGAGGTATCTGAAATGCCGGAAATGACCGAGCATAAACCTGATTATCGGCGATATAGTCCCGGTAGAGGTAGGCTCAACATGGTATGGGACTATATTTACAAAGTTACACCTGATAAGAGTATGGAATCTGTTCCATTAGGCCTTGATATAATATCTCCCACCTGGTTTTCAATTATCGATGGTCAAGGAACCACTGATAGCAAAGCTGACATTTCTTATATAGAATGGGCACATAAAAATAATCTGGCAGTTTGGCCACTAATAAATAATAACTTCGACCCGGATATCACACATGAGTTTTTATCAAGTTCCGAAACTCGTGATAAGGTTATCCGGCAAATTCTGATGTATGCAGAACTTTTCCGTCTAGATGGCATTAACCTTGATTTTGAGAATGTATATCTTGAAGACAAAGGACTTTTAGTTCAATTTGTTCGAGAACTTGTCCCTATCCTTCATGAAGCGGGCATTGTCGTATCTATGGACGTTACTGCCAAATCTACAAGTCCCAATTGGTCCATGTGCTATGACAGGAAGGAATTAGGTAAAGTCGTGGATTATGTAATTTTAATGGCGTATGATGAGCATTGGGCAACAAGCCCTACCAGCGGTTCCGTCGCTTCCATAGGCTGGGTTGAAAATGGTATCACAACTCTTTTAGAAGATGTATCTCCGGAAAAGGTTATACTTGGTTTACCTTTTTATACGCGCCAGTGGGAAGAAGCATCCGATGACGGAGGCAACACAACAGTAAAATCTACAGCTCTTTCCATGGCTCAAGCAAAAGAAATACTAGAAAAAAATGAGGCTAAGATGAGTTGGGATGAAAAAGCCGGACAGAATTTTGCCTACTACAAAAAAGGAGATTCGGTTTTTAAAATATGGCTGGAAGATGAAAAATCCATTAAGCTAAAAGCTGCTCTTATAGAAAAATACGGCCTTGCAGGAGCCGCAGCGTGGAGAAAGGGGTTTGAAGAACCAGAGATTTGGGATGTGCTTTATAGCAGCTTAAAATTACCATCAAAAATTTAA
- a CDS encoding sensor domain-containing diguanylate cyclase codes for MLPHKKYAYLIGALGFALLGVLVAVFGFKENLNINYIIFLLFMTMSELQTLKVNNSYLSVGFGFLYSAAFIFGPASAAIMKILSTLICQIYYKVKNGLDDSIEKTVFNAGQYMISFFCATQLYLLNKKSFINNNLTYEVVMQSTPILIYFLLNNLLVEYYIVLKHQKPMPKLIPKSLLMDLSTYLIAVPAGMAIVSVHNKHGFFETVLVLVIYLAVVYVYILYHNLIKTNNELTALYDMVTSIASTLDIETVMDIVLSYAQSIAPWDTVCLYVYQNGYLVPAIYEGFENEEFKYHKLKPDEQILGRNIFTSKGEIINNCHKKSKELKDISIGQDGTKSILAVQLTTNKKLIGGIVLTSKKNNIYTKKHLTLMNILASQAAVALTNAQLFDETSQMAITDGLTGLYNHTYIYSEMERQMRGINNAGGIFSLIIIDVDHFKVYNDMYGHIVGDIILKNLAEVLKKNVRDKDIIGRYGGEEFAIILPGIPSLEAMIIAERIRKIVEKTALATVENENIYITISAGIAAYPTNAASVEDLVDKADQAMLFGAKKEGRNRVVIFRQNISMET; via the coding sequence ATGTTGCCACATAAAAAGTACGCATATCTCATAGGGGCTTTGGGCTTTGCGCTTTTAGGGGTGTTAGTTGCCGTATTTGGTTTTAAGGAAAATCTAAACATAAATTACATAATATTTTTACTATTTATGACTATGTCAGAGCTGCAAACTTTGAAAGTAAATAATAGTTATTTAAGCGTTGGATTTGGCTTTTTATATTCTGCGGCGTTTATTTTTGGTCCTGCATCAGCGGCTATAATGAAGATTTTAAGCACATTAATCTGTCAGATATATTATAAAGTGAAAAATGGCTTAGACGATAGCATTGAGAAAACCGTATTCAATGCGGGTCAGTATATGATAAGTTTTTTCTGTGCTACACAGTTATATTTGTTAAATAAAAAGAGTTTTATAAATAACAATCTTACATATGAGGTAGTTATGCAGAGCACGCCTATACTTATTTATTTTTTACTGAACAATCTATTGGTAGAATACTACATAGTTTTAAAGCACCAGAAACCAATGCCTAAGCTGATTCCAAAATCTTTGCTGATGGATTTGTCAACATATCTGATAGCAGTACCTGCAGGGATGGCAATAGTAAGTGTACATAATAAGCACGGCTTTTTCGAAACTGTGTTAGTCTTGGTTATTTATCTGGCTGTAGTTTATGTATATATTTTGTATCATAATCTAATCAAGACAAACAACGAATTGACAGCTCTTTATGATATGGTTACGAGTATTGCATCGACTCTTGATATTGAAACAGTAATGGATATAGTGCTGAGTTATGCACAGAGTATAGCACCTTGGGATACGGTATGCTTATATGTATATCAGAACGGATATTTAGTACCGGCAATTTATGAAGGCTTTGAAAATGAAGAATTTAAATATCACAAATTAAAACCCGATGAACAAATATTGGGGCGTAATATTTTTACGAGTAAAGGAGAAATAATTAATAATTGTCATAAGAAAAGCAAGGAGTTAAAAGACATATCGATCGGTCAAGATGGCACAAAATCCATATTAGCAGTACAGCTAACAACGAATAAAAAGCTTATAGGAGGTATTGTCCTTACCAGCAAAAAAAATAATATATACACAAAAAAACATTTAACACTGATGAATATCCTGGCAAGTCAAGCTGCTGTTGCATTGACAAATGCACAACTTTTCGATGAAACTTCCCAAATGGCAATTACTGACGGACTTACCGGTTTGTATAATCATACCTACATATACTCGGAGATGGAACGGCAAATGAGAGGTATAAACAATGCCGGCGGTATTTTTAGTCTTATTATCATCGATGTTGATCATTTTAAAGTATATAATGACATGTATGGTCATATTGTAGGAGATATCATATTAAAGAATTTAGCCGAGGTTTTAAAGAAAAATGTAAGGGATAAGGATATTATAGGCAGATATGGAGGCGAAGAATTTGCTATAATATTGCCTGGCATTCCATCGCTTGAAGCAATGATTATTGCAGAGCGCATACGGAAAATTGTTGAAAAAACTGCACTTGCTACAGTAGAAAATGAAAATATATATATTACTATAAGCGCCGGCATTGCGGCATATCCGACTAATGCAGCTTCGGTAGAAGACTTGGTTGACAAGGCCGACCAAGCCATGCTTTTTGGAGCTAAAAAAGAAGGCCGGAACAGGGTTGTAATATTTCGGCAGAATATAAGTATGGAAACTTAA